In Hallerella succinigenes, the following are encoded in one genomic region:
- a CDS encoding transglycosylase domain-containing protein, which yields MKFLKTLLKIAVAFFVVGILCLIPLYIIVFRVLPTKDPDGIFDRHYILSELSGESRVYYRDGERLLGSFFDVNHRIYVPYGEIPENIVNALVAAEDARYFEHGGFDITGFSRAMVNNIRAGRLQQGGSTLTQQTVKNIYGREERSIKAKWKELINALRMEKHFSKEEILEFYLNQFHVSGTGKGVAIAAQYFFNKDLQELTLAECAFIAGSVKGPFNYDPFIQRNQQRRDRALERGKARLNYVLGRMVEEDYITQEQMDSALAKPLEFNHGNFRFSLSTQLERIEEKFDSDFYQALFEKEGISDWRKAQLQIVTTLDADYQMAAKRAVQNNISNLQVKLGGFVLPKSDLPNRAAFARTGDYLYGAVDSVNYDGKGNLSDIYLSFGQLHGHVGAADLADLGKRMNADVKTVLSPRLAKGSVLLVSVKDSVKVNGAVPCLVETEPVLQGALVALQNGEVVASQAGFHNTGYDRSFKAKRQLGSSWKPLLYAAALNYHWHYLDELENEFNLFQYENEFYFPRPDHKNKGETVSILWAAVRSENISSIWLLDHLLDKVSIEEFAGIAADAGYLKRDDESFDDYRKRLRDKHGLYLNEIAKQEIEFSKAQKALYEKLLYENRPAAARALRNMFYGRNVENGKKKYRKIQKEYFAYFNHNFLHYLAILKDRDLKALNPEEPTATTTLTDEEVYPGLNLSDIRRLNGMMGIPREDIDYSKVEELFYWPDFRRSVAMAAFARFAEEIGIHGKLREVLSMPLGVNEIPLAEMTTAYQTLLTGNLYKCADGEWNEPCLIQEIRDRDGHRIFENSIETKKVLSDTITEQMAVMLHAVFQYGTARSQYQNLTMRSPSGDNTLLYPAFGKTGTTNDYRNVAFLGAIPTFVPQKNGFGLDSVIAIGSYVGFDDNRPLKSGRTRIAGSSGGLPQWADFAKKVVEVRKENEKVDFLDISMLAKGTIPLRLGTERGEVQVHPMTGLPVYAATESVRSIPLLDVPGYMSPVQMETAAATAANTGIVTSLSMPSFAPEVLPAQNVPVPKEEDEFELPADFTGDNAFVPIEPGEF from the coding sequence ATGAAATTCTTGAAAACCCTCTTAAAAATCGCCGTCGCGTTTTTCGTTGTCGGGATTCTGTGCCTGATTCCCCTCTATATTATTGTATTCCGTGTCCTGCCGACCAAGGATCCGGACGGTATTTTTGACCGTCATTACATCCTTTCGGAGCTTTCGGGGGAATCCCGCGTGTATTACCGTGACGGGGAACGCCTTTTGGGTTCATTTTTCGATGTGAACCACCGTATTTATGTACCTTATGGGGAAATTCCGGAAAATATCGTGAATGCTCTCGTGGCGGCAGAAGATGCCCGCTATTTTGAGCATGGCGGTTTTGACATTACGGGCTTTTCCCGTGCAATGGTAAACAATATCCGCGCCGGACGCTTGCAGCAGGGCGGTTCAACGCTTACCCAGCAGACGGTCAAAAATATTTACGGGCGTGAAGAACGGAGCATCAAGGCGAAGTGGAAGGAATTGATCAATGCTCTTCGCATGGAAAAGCATTTTTCGAAAGAAGAAATTCTCGAATTCTACCTGAACCAGTTCCACGTTTCCGGTACGGGTAAGGGTGTGGCGATTGCCGCCCAGTATTTCTTCAACAAGGATCTTCAGGAATTGACTCTGGCGGAATGCGCGTTTATCGCGGGCTCCGTCAAAGGTCCTTTCAATTACGATCCGTTCATTCAGCGTAATCAACAGCGCAGAGACCGCGCGCTCGAACGTGGCAAGGCTCGTTTGAATTATGTGCTCGGTCGCATGGTCGAGGAAGATTACATCACCCAGGAACAGATGGATTCGGCGCTTGCAAAGCCTCTTGAATTCAACCACGGAAATTTCCGATTTTCGCTTTCGACACAGCTGGAACGCATTGAAGAAAAGTTCGATTCCGATTTCTACCAGGCTCTCTTTGAAAAAGAAGGCATTTCGGACTGGCGCAAGGCGCAGTTGCAGATCGTGACGACTCTCGATGCGGATTACCAGATGGCGGCAAAGCGTGCCGTGCAGAATAACATTTCGAACTTGCAGGTGAAGCTCGGCGGTTTTGTTCTGCCGAAGTCCGATCTTCCGAACCGCGCCGCTTTTGCCCGTACCGGCGACTACCTGTACGGCGCGGTGGATTCGGTGAATTACGATGGGAAGGGAAACCTTTCGGACATCTATCTGTCTTTTGGTCAGTTGCACGGACATGTCGGTGCTGCGGACTTGGCGGATCTTGGCAAACGGATGAATGCGGATGTAAAAACGGTTCTTTCTCCGCGTCTTGCCAAGGGTTCCGTGTTGCTCGTGAGTGTGAAGGATTCGGTCAAGGTGAACGGAGCTGTTCCGTGCCTCGTCGAAACGGAACCGGTTCTACAGGGGGCGCTGGTCGCGTTGCAGAACGGAGAAGTCGTGGCGAGCCAGGCGGGTTTCCACAATACGGGCTATGACCGGTCCTTTAAGGCGAAGAGACAGCTCGGTTCGAGCTGGAAACCTCTTTTGTATGCGGCTGCTCTGAATTACCACTGGCACTATCTGGATGAACTTGAAAATGAGTTCAACCTGTTCCAGTATGAAAATGAATTTTACTTCCCGCGACCCGATCATAAGAACAAGGGCGAAACGGTCAGCATTCTGTGGGCTGCGGTCCGTTCGGAAAACATTTCGAGCATCTGGCTTTTGGACCATCTTCTCGATAAGGTATCAATCGAAGAATTCGCTGGGATCGCTGCCGATGCAGGATACTTAAAGCGTGACGACGAATCCTTTGACGATTACCGCAAGCGTCTTCGCGACAAGCACGGCTTGTATCTAAACGAAATCGCTAAGCAGGAAATTGAGTTTTCCAAGGCGCAGAAAGCCCTTTACGAAAAGTTGCTTTACGAAAATCGCCCGGCCGCTGCCCGTGCTCTTCGCAATATGTTCTACGGTAGAAATGTCGAAAACGGCAAGAAAAAATATCGCAAGATTCAAAAGGAATACTTCGCCTATTTCAATCACAACTTCTTGCACTATCTCGCCATTCTTAAAGACCGCGACTTAAAGGCGCTTAATCCAGAAGAGCCGACAGCCACGACAACCCTTACCGACGAAGAAGTTTACCCGGGCTTGAACCTTTCGGATATTCGCCGCTTGAATGGAATGATGGGCATTCCGCGCGAAGACATCGATTATTCGAAGGTGGAAGAACTGTTCTATTGGCCCGACTTTAGACGCTCCGTCGCCATGGCGGCGTTTGCCAGGTTCGCCGAGGAAATCGGCATTCACGGAAAGCTTCGTGAAGTGCTGTCCATGCCTCTCGGCGTGAATGAAATTCCGCTCGCCGAAATGACGACCGCTTACCAGACGCTTCTCACGGGCAACCTTTACAAGTGCGCCGATGGCGAATGGAACGAACCCTGCCTCATCCAGGAAATTCGTGATCGCGACGGACATCGCATCTTTGAAAATTCCATTGAAACGAAAAAAGTCCTTTCCGATACGATCACAGAACAGATGGCGGTCATGCTCCACGCGGTCTTCCAATACGGTACCGCTCGCAGCCAGTATCAGAACCTCACCATGCGTTCTCCGTCGGGCGACAATACGCTTCTCTATCCGGCCTTTGGAAAAACGGGTACGACAAACGATTACCGCAACGTGGCGTTCCTCGGAGCAATTCCGACTTTCGTTCCGCAAAAGAACGGCTTCGGTTTGGATTCGGTCATCGCCATCGGGAGTTATGTGGGCTTTGACGACAACCGCCCGCTGAAATCCGGCAGAACGCGCATTGCAGGTTCTTCGGGCGGTCTTCCGCAATGGGCGGACTTTGCAAAGAAGGTGGTTGAAGTTCGCAAGGAAAACGAAAAGGTGGACTTCCTCGACATTTCGATGCTTGCGAAAGGGACGATTCCGCTTCGCTTGGGAACGGAACGCGGCGAAGTTCAGGTGCATCCGATGACAGGTCTTCCTGTTTATGCGGCAACGGAATCGGTCCGCAGCATTCCGCTGCTCGATGTGCCGGGCTACATGTCTCCGGTTCAGATGGAAACTGCAGCGGCGACCGCGGCGAATACGGGAATTGTCACGTCTCTTTCCATGCCGAGCTTTGCGCCGGAAGTTTTGCCTGCTCAGAATGTCCCTGTCCCAAAGGAAGAAGACGAATTTGAACTTCCCGCAGACTTTACAGGCGACAATGCTTTTGTTCCTATCGAACCGGGAGAATTTTAA